In Candidatus Woesearchaeota archaeon, the following proteins share a genomic window:
- the pyrG gene encoding CTP synthase (glutamine hydrolyzing) translates to MVKYIIVTGGVLSGLGKGIATASIGHLLSYDYKVVPIKCDGYLNVDPGTMNPVEHGEVFVLDDGTEVDMDFGHYERFLKTTCTGRQNLTMGKVFHELHEAEREGKFLGKTVQLVPHASGHIVDWWRRVAEKQAADVCLIEVGGTVGDMENELYLEAARQLRADEGKNNVCFVHLTYVPIPGGVNEQKSKPTQQSVKLLMERGISPTLILPRCREPITENIKKKIATFCNVEASAVISAVDVDNVYKIPLLYYKQGILNHLNEELKLQAKPNLDIWTSLVARMHDTKQEVNVAICGKYTALEDSYASVVEALRHSGAANDVAITISWIDTEAVNSSQDAAKLLADCGAVIVPGGFGSRGIEGKINVVQYCRENNIPYLGLCYGLQLAVIEFMRNVVGKKDAHTTEVNPKTTTPIVDILPDKKDVKELGGTLRLGAYPAILNKDAQVTRLYGGTGRNSEHSETVVSERHRHRYEVNPEYHEALKKNGLCLCGLSPDKRLVEFIELPNHSFFMATQAHPELKSSLECPAPLFVGLIAAAKKK, encoded by the coding sequence ATGGTAAAATATATTATTGTAACCGGTGGGGTTCTTTCTGGTTTAGGAAAAGGTATTGCAACAGCTTCGATTGGTCATCTTCTGTCTTATGATTACAAAGTAGTTCCTATCAAATGTGATGGGTACTTAAATGTTGATCCGGGAACCATGAATCCGGTGGAGCACGGAGAAGTCTTCGTACTTGATGATGGTACTGAAGTGGATATGGATTTTGGTCATTATGAGCGTTTTCTTAAAACTACTTGCACAGGCAGGCAAAACTTGACAATGGGTAAAGTTTTCCATGAGTTACATGAAGCTGAGCGTGAAGGAAAATTCTTAGGTAAAACAGTTCAGCTTGTTCCGCATGCATCAGGCCATATTGTTGATTGGTGGAGACGGGTCGCCGAAAAGCAGGCCGCAGATGTTTGCTTGATAGAAGTTGGCGGCACTGTTGGCGATATGGAAAATGAATTATATCTTGAAGCAGCACGACAACTTCGAGCTGATGAGGGAAAAAATAATGTGTGTTTTGTACATTTAACATACGTGCCTATTCCTGGTGGTGTGAACGAGCAAAAATCAAAACCGACACAGCAATCGGTGAAGTTGTTAATGGAGCGAGGTATTTCACCAACACTCATTCTTCCTCGTTGTAGAGAACCAATTACAGAAAATATCAAAAAGAAAATTGCAACCTTTTGTAATGTGGAAGCTAGTGCTGTGATTAGCGCGGTTGATGTTGACAACGTCTATAAAATTCCTTTGTTGTATTATAAGCAAGGCATTCTTAATCATTTGAATGAAGAATTAAAGCTGCAAGCGAAACCTAATCTGGATATTTGGACATCGCTTGTTGCAAGAATGCATGATACTAAACAAGAAGTGAATGTTGCTATTTGTGGTAAATACACAGCGCTTGAAGATTCCTATGCGTCCGTTGTTGAAGCGCTTCGTCATTCCGGTGCGGCAAATGATGTTGCTATTACTATTTCTTGGATAGATACAGAAGCAGTGAACAGTTCTCAGGACGCTGCAAAGTTGTTAGCTGATTGTGGTGCGGTTATTGTGCCAGGTGGTTTTGGTTCTCGTGGTATTGAAGGAAAAATTAATGTGGTGCAGTATTGTCGAGAAAATAACATTCCTTATTTGGGTTTATGTTATGGTTTACAACTTGCTGTTATTGAGTTTATGCGAAATGTTGTTGGTAAAAAAGATGCGCATACAACGGAAGTAAATCCGAAAACGACAACACCTATTGTAGATATTTTACCTGATAAAAAGGATGTAAAAGAACTGGGTGGTACGCTTCGTCTTGGCGCTTATCCTGCAATTTTAAATAAAGATGCGCAGGTAACACGGCTTTATGGTGGAACTGGACGGAATTCTGAACACAGCGAGACTGTTGTCAGTGAAAGACATCGACATCGCTATGAAGTTAATCCGGAGTATCATGAAGCCTTAAAGAAAAACGGTCTTTGTCTTTGCGGTTTAAGTCCTGATAAGCGACTTGTAGAATTTATCGAGCTTCCTAACCATTCGTTCTTTATGGCAACGCAAGCGCATCCAGAATTAAAAAGTAGTCTGGAATGCCCTGCACCGTTATTTGTTGGTTTAATTGCAGCAGCAAAAAAGAAGTAA
- a CDS encoding ZIP family metal transporter yields MLLYIIIATILVSLVSFVGVLVSSKGIKRFLHYFISFAAGALLAVSFLDLIPHAAEEIGEFHDAAPFVLGGILLFFLVERFIHWHHCGHDHGDCDQKPAGMLILTGDFVHNFLDGVLIAGAFLLDVRTGIATTLIVLLHEIPQEFGDFAVLIHSGYSRLRALKLNFLSALSAVLGGIIGFIAFDLAESIVPFAVLVAAGGFIYVALSDIVPSMHKHKQHHATVWKETAIFVLTMVAFYFFIGALHGMH; encoded by the coding sequence ATGCTCCTTTACATAATCATTGCAACAATTCTTGTCAGCCTTGTTAGTTTTGTTGGCGTGCTTGTTTCTTCCAAAGGAATTAAGCGTTTTCTTCACTATTTTATCAGCTTTGCAGCAGGAGCTTTATTGGCGGTTTCCTTCCTTGATTTAATTCCTCATGCAGCTGAAGAAATAGGCGAATTTCACGATGCGGCACCTTTTGTTTTGGGTGGTATTCTTCTTTTCTTCCTTGTTGAGCGATTCATTCATTGGCATCACTGTGGTCATGATCATGGCGATTGTGACCAAAAACCTGCGGGCATGCTCATTTTAACAGGTGATTTTGTACATAATTTTTTAGACGGTGTTCTTATTGCAGGTGCGTTTTTACTGGATGTGCGAACGGGTATTGCAACAACATTAATTGTCCTCTTGCACGAAATTCCTCAAGAGTTTGGTGATTTTGCAGTGCTTATTCATAGTGGTTATTCTCGTCTTCGCGCTTTAAAACTTAATTTTCTTTCAGCACTTTCTGCTGTGCTTGGCGGTATTATTGGTTTTATAGCGTTTGATTTGGCCGAATCTATTGTGCCTTTTGCTGTACTTGTGGCTGCAGGAGGTTTTATTTACGTAGCGCTCTCAGATATTGTTCCTAGTATGCATAAACATAAACAGCATCACGCTACTGTTTGGAAAGAAACAGCGATTTTTGTCCTCACGATGGTTGCGTTTTATTTCTTCATTGGCGCGCTTCATGGTATGCATTAA
- a CDS encoding MarR family transcriptional regulator yields the protein MSLSFACKRIDFKDIVMCSFDLNRTEYNLFLFLIKQKESLSASDIGDELGKDRTTIQKAIKRLVEKNLVQKHQINLDAGGYTFVYSIKNKEELRHTILGIVNSWHKNVVESIKKW from the coding sequence ATGAGTCTTTCTTTTGCGTGTAAACGAATTGATTTTAAAGATATAGTGATGTGTAGTTTTGACTTAAATAGGACTGAGTATAATTTATTTTTATTTCTTATTAAACAAAAAGAATCTTTATCCGCATCAGACATTGGTGATGAACTTGGAAAAGACAGAACAACTATTCAAAAAGCAATTAAGCGTTTAGTTGAAAAGAATCTTGTGCAAAAACACCAAATTAATCTTGATGCAGGCGGTTATACTTTTGTGTATAGTATAAAAAACAAGGAAGAACTTCGTCATACTATTTTAGGCATAGTCAATTCTTGGCATAAGAATGTGGTCGAATCCATTAAAAAATGGTAA
- the trxB gene encoding thioredoxin-disulfide reductase: MSDNPNIDSQPVIYDMVIIGGGPAGFSAAIYGARADHSVLILEGPQPGGQLTTTTEVENYAGFPEGIQGPILMNNMRQQAKRFGAVSKFETVTKVNLHEKPFTIMSDSTTYLARTIILATGARAKRLHMPSEKEYWGKGISACATCDGFFFKDKEVAIIGGGDVAMEEAIFLTKFATKVTLINRSENFRASPIMLERAKAHPKIEILTNKVIDEFLGDEKSLTTLRLKDTQTNEISELPVQGTFLAIGHIPNTEIVQEFFETDYGYLTTDNTKLPIAGVYAAGDVQDKVYRQAITSAGSGCIAALEAQKYLETTEHEERSK, from the coding sequence ATGTCTGACAACCCGAACATAGATTCGCAGCCTGTTATTTATGACATGGTAATTATTGGTGGTGGTCCTGCAGGATTTAGCGCAGCAATTTATGGAGCTCGTGCTGATCATTCTGTCTTAATTTTAGAAGGTCCGCAACCTGGTGGCCAACTTACCACCACAACTGAAGTTGAAAATTATGCTGGTTTTCCAGAAGGAATTCAAGGTCCTATTCTCATGAATAATATGCGACAGCAAGCAAAACGTTTTGGTGCAGTTTCTAAATTTGAAACGGTAACCAAAGTTAATTTGCATGAAAAACCTTTTACTATAATGTCTGATAGTACAACTTATCTGGCAAGAACAATTATTCTTGCAACTGGTGCTCGAGCAAAACGACTTCATATGCCTAGTGAAAAAGAATATTGGGGTAAAGGAATTTCTGCCTGCGCAACGTGTGATGGTTTTTTCTTTAAAGACAAAGAAGTTGCTATTATTGGTGGTGGGGATGTTGCTATGGAAGAAGCAATTTTTCTTACAAAATTCGCAACTAAAGTAACGTTGATTAATAGAAGCGAGAATTTTCGAGCATCACCAATTATGCTTGAGCGTGCAAAAGCTCATCCTAAAATTGAAATCTTGACAAACAAAGTCATTGATGAATTTTTAGGTGATGAAAAATCATTAACAACGCTTCGATTAAAAGATACGCAAACTAATGAAATAAGCGAGCTTCCTGTGCAAGGAACATTTTTAGCTATTGGTCATATTCCAAACACAGAAATTGTGCAAGAGTTTTTTGAAACAGACTATGGTTATTTAACAACTGATAATACAAAACTTCCAATTGCTGGAGTGTATGCTGCAGGCGATGTGCAAGATAAAGTATACCGACAAGCAATTACTTCTGCAGGTAGTGGTTGTATAGCTGCGCTTGAAGCACAGAAATATCTTGAAACAACTGAGCATGAGGAGCGCTCAAAATGA
- the trxA gene encoding thioredoxin: protein MALVHITPENFEAEVMKSDVAVLIDFWAPWCGPCQMMGPVFEELSNEEAYAGKLKFAKLNTEDHPQLAGQFGIQGIPSLLFVKGGQEVNRIVGFAPKDMLKAKIDAAVEKF, encoded by the coding sequence ATGGCATTAGTACATATAACACCAGAAAATTTTGAAGCAGAAGTAATGAAATCAGACGTTGCAGTCTTAATTGATTTTTGGGCGCCATGGTGCGGTCCTTGTCAAATGATGGGTCCTGTCTTTGAAGAATTAAGTAATGAAGAAGCATATGCTGGCAAACTAAAATTTGCAAAACTTAATACTGAAGATCATCCGCAGCTTGCAGGACAATTTGGTATTCAAGGCATTCCATCTCTTCTTTTTGTAAAAGGCGGTCAAGAAGTAAATAGAATTGTTGGCTTTGCACCAAAAGATATGCTCAAAGCAAAAATTGATGCTGCAGTAGAAAAATTTTGA
- a CDS encoding DHH family phosphoesterase: MYDAFIDKLGKAGNEFLNVALGVDSPIEIVSHFDTDGLCAASIIMQALGKENIPFTKTIVQNINNDVLDEISGDIVIFLDVGAAKLASIQEKLVGKTIYILDHHEPQGESSFINHYNPHIEGITQRNAISGAGVAYFFALGMNSENRSLAHLAVLGALGDTQERNGFMELNNRILQHAIIQKNIKIGQRIRLFGLTSRPVLKVLEYSTDIDIPGVTGSEEGTKQLLDDLCIQYEWRGRLKKWYNLRPYDQEKLTNKILELKKGTPKEELIMPTYSLTNPDYRQELIDMKEFATIINACGRLEEYDVALNALQADPVGQQQAIMQLRTYKSAIHESLQLVDALRNNNQLIQTDNYVIINFKDALRSSLAGIIASILSRNKIYKEGVVVCTLAKDSKDATKTKVSLRLNKHTSGIRLQRILEKITKKFGADAGGHDHAAGAVIKTEDEEAFIKALEKELNSQ; this comes from the coding sequence ATGTATGATGCATTTATTGATAAACTTGGAAAAGCAGGTAATGAGTTTCTTAATGTGGCTTTAGGGGTGGATTCTCCTATTGAAATTGTAAGTCATTTTGATACCGATGGTTTATGTGCCGCAAGTATCATAATGCAAGCATTAGGAAAAGAAAATATTCCCTTTACTAAAACGATTGTACAAAATATTAACAACGATGTTCTTGATGAAATTTCTGGTGATATAGTGATATTTCTTGATGTTGGCGCTGCAAAGCTTGCTAGTATTCAGGAAAAACTTGTAGGTAAAACAATTTACATACTCGATCATCACGAGCCACAAGGCGAATCATCTTTTATTAATCATTATAATCCGCACATTGAAGGTATTACCCAGCGTAATGCAATAAGTGGTGCGGGGGTTGCGTATTTTTTTGCTTTGGGTATGAATTCTGAGAATCGAAGTCTTGCGCATCTTGCTGTACTTGGTGCACTTGGGGATACGCAAGAGCGAAATGGTTTTATGGAATTAAATAATCGCATTTTGCAACACGCTATCATTCAAAAAAATATAAAAATCGGGCAGCGTATTAGACTCTTTGGTCTAACATCTCGACCTGTTCTTAAAGTGTTAGAATACAGTACTGATATTGATATTCCTGGCGTAACGGGTAGTGAAGAAGGTACTAAACAATTACTTGATGATTTGTGTATTCAATATGAATGGCGTGGTCGTTTAAAGAAATGGTATAATCTTCGTCCTTATGATCAAGAAAAATTAACTAATAAAATTTTAGAATTAAAAAAAGGAACCCCTAAGGAAGAATTAATTATGCCAACCTATTCATTGACTAATCCTGATTATCGTCAAGAACTAATTGATATGAAAGAGTTTGCAACAATTATTAATGCGTGCGGTCGTCTTGAAGAGTATGATGTGGCGCTTAATGCTCTTCAAGCAGATCCTGTTGGTCAACAGCAGGCAATTATGCAACTGCGTACCTATAAATCTGCGATTCATGAAAGTTTACAATTAGTTGATGCGCTGCGAAATAATAACCAACTTATTCAAACAGACAACTATGTCATTATTAATTTTAAAGATGCGCTTCGCTCAAGTCTTGCAGGAATTATTGCGTCTATTCTTTCTCGAAATAAAATCTATAAAGAAGGAGTTGTGGTTTGTACGTTAGCAAAAGATAGTAAAGATGCTACGAAAACAAAAGTTTCTCTTCGTTTGAATAAACATACTTCTGGTATTCGACTGCAAAGAATTTTAGAGAAAATCACTAAAAAATTTGGTGCTGATGCAGGTGGTCATGACCATGCAGCAGGTGCTGTTATTAAAACTGAAGATGAAGAAGCTTTCATCAAAGCTTTAGAAAAAGAACTTAATTCGCAGTAG
- a CDS encoding 30S ribosomal protein S15, whose translation MARMFSRKKGKSGSTGPSVNKIPSWVKYSAKETELLVVKYAKEGKTPSQIGLFLRDEYGIPDVKLITKKSITQILDEKKLTKKLPEDLTALLKKVLAIQEHLAQNHKDQPARRGLTLTESKILSLIRYYKKVDRLPKDWNYNPKQIKMFIE comes from the coding sequence ATGGCACGAATGTTTAGTAGAAAAAAAGGAAAGTCTGGTAGTACAGGTCCTTCAGTAAATAAAATTCCTAGTTGGGTAAAGTATTCTGCAAAAGAAACAGAACTTCTTGTTGTAAAATATGCTAAAGAAGGTAAAACTCCAAGTCAAATCGGTTTGTTTTTACGAGATGAGTATGGTATTCCTGATGTGAAGCTTATTACTAAAAAATCTATTACGCAAATTTTAGATGAAAAGAAATTAACAAAGAAACTTCCTGAAGATTTAACTGCGTTGCTAAAAAAAGTACTTGCAATTCAAGAGCATCTTGCGCAGAATCATAAAGATCAACCTGCGCGACGGGGTTTAACATTAACAGAATCTAAAATTCTAAGTTTAATTCGATACTACAAAAAAGTTGATCGTCTTCCTAAAGATTGGAATTACAATCCAAAACAAATTAAGATGTTCATCGAATAA
- a CDS encoding 50S ribosomal protein L35ae, which translates to MKGTIVNYKGGKHTQVTNQMIITVEKVEDKEAAAKLVGKTVTYNTGKKNIKGEVRAAHGNSGAIRVLFETGMPGQAIGKAVTLS; encoded by the coding sequence ATGAAAGGCACTATTGTAAACTATAAAGGTGGCAAGCACACGCAAGTCACCAACCAAATGATAATTACTGTCGAGAAAGTAGAGGACAAAGAAGCAGCAGCAAAACTTGTTGGTAAAACGGTCACTTACAATACCGGCAAAAAAAACATTAAAGGAGAAGTTAGAGCAGCACACGGTAACAGCGGTGCTATTCGAGTTCTTTTTGAAACTGGCATGCCAGGTCAAGCAATTGGCAAAGCCGTAACACTTTCCTAA
- a CDS encoding DNA-directed RNA polymerase subunit E'' has product MKKKVCRTCKIFVDGDLCPICKKSSFSQNWQGLITIVDAKRSKVAQHMGFEANGEYCIKVR; this is encoded by the coding sequence ATGAAGAAAAAAGTTTGTAGAACATGCAAAATTTTCGTAGACGGCGACCTTTGTCCTATTTGCAAGAAATCATCATTCTCACAAAACTGGCAAGGACTTATAACAATTGTTGATGCGAAACGAAGCAAAGTAGCGCAGCACATGGGTTTTGAAGCTAACGGCGAATACTGTATTAAGGTACGATAA
- a CDS encoding 30S ribosomal protein S27ae, whose protein sequence is MADEKKKVHSVHTMFENGKKKNKDCPKCGPGVALAEHKDRRSCGKCGYYEKK, encoded by the coding sequence ATGGCAGACGAAAAGAAAAAAGTTCATAGCGTTCACACCATGTTTGAAAATGGTAAAAAGAAAAACAAAGATTGCCCTAAGTGCGGTCCTGGCGTAGCATTAGCCGAACACAAAGACCGACGATCATGCGGTAAATGTGGCTATTACGAGAAAAAATAA
- a CDS encoding DUF2283 domain-containing protein translates to MRKFEFSYDKHSDNLFLYDASSKSKGSIELGDLIIDYNVKKEIVGIQLINASKFLKDLVKGATGIKSLLSHLRACKVDVKTRHNLFIINILLQGQDKELAPVLSVPNIVKQSPALAQT, encoded by the coding sequence ATGCGAAAATTTGAATTTAGTTATGATAAGCATTCCGATAATCTTTTTTTGTATGATGCTAGTTCTAAATCTAAAGGCAGTATTGAACTAGGAGACTTAATTATTGATTATAATGTAAAAAAAGAGATTGTTGGCATTCAACTTATTAATGCTTCGAAGTTCTTAAAAGATTTAGTGAAAGGGGCAACAGGAATTAAATCATTGCTTTCTCATTTGCGGGCTTGCAAAGTTGACGTAAAAACAAGACATAATCTTTTTATCATAAACATTTTGTTGCAGGGTCAAGATAAGGAATTAGCTCCAGTTCTTTCTGTTCCTAATATTGTTAAACAAAGTCCTGCGCTAGCACAGACTTAG